One stretch of Molothrus aeneus isolate 106 chromosome 2, BPBGC_Maene_1.0, whole genome shotgun sequence DNA includes these proteins:
- the LIPT1 gene encoding lipoyl amidotransferase LIPT1, mitochondrial — MHCAIIKNMVLQSLKNCLWLPCVLRTPKACFWSTASGGLIIQSVSNDVYQNLAVEDWIHDHMDLEKQQVLFLWRNSPAVVIGRHQNPWQECNLKLLRQKNIKLARRRSGGGTVYHDLGNINLTFFTTRKKYERMENLKLIVKALKALRPPLDVHVTDRYDILLDRKYKISGTAAKLGRTSAYHHCTLLCNADKFVLSSVLKSPFKGLKSNATPSVPALVKNLFEEDPSLTSEMLLDAIAKEYAMQHQIDHHITLINPADETLLPGISNKTQELQTWEWVYGKTPKFSISTCLNMVYKDSVLDVKVNMDVKHGRIEVCNIDLPEQWLPPGLYSELVKSLTGSKFCPNETTTLVTTLLRLCPQDDELHSRWRLLCENMIRLM; from the coding sequence ATGCACTGTGCAATTATTAAAAACATGGTGCTCCAGTCATTAAAGAACTGCCTTTGGCTGCCCTGTGTCCTCAGGACTCCAAAAGCTTGCTTCTGGAGCACAGCTAGCGGAGGCCTCATTATCCAGTCTGTTTCTAATGATGTTTACCAAAATCTAGCTGTGGAAGATTGGATCCATGACCACATGGATTTAGAGAAGCAACAGGTCCTTTTCCTTTGGAGAAATTCCCCTGCCGTGGTAATAGGGAGACATCAGAATCCCTGGCAGGAATGCAACCTCAAGCTATTGAggcaaaaaaatataaaactagCCAGGAGAAGAAGTGGAGGAGGAACAGTTTACCATGACCTAGGCAATATCAATTTGACTTTCTTCActaccagaaaaaaatatgaacgAATGGAAAACCTGAAGCTCATTGTGAAGGCACTGAAAGCCTTGCGACCCCCGTTAGATGTACATGTCACTGACAGGTATGACATCTTGCTAGACAGGAAATACAAAATCTCAGGCACTGCTGCAAAGCTGGGAAGGACAAGTGCTTATCACCACTGTACCTTACTCTGTAATGCAGATAAGTTTGTTTTATCTTCTGTGCTAAAAAGTCCTTTTAAAGGGCTAAAGAGCAATGCCACTCCTAGCGTGCCTGCCTTGgtgaaaaatctctttgaagAGGATCCTAGTTTAACTTCTGAGATGCTCCTGGATGCCATTGCTAAAGAATATGCTATGCAACACCAGATAGATCACCATATCACTTTAATAAATCCAGCTGATGAGACTCTGCTTCCTGGAATTAGCAACAAAACTCAAGAACTACAAACCTGGGAATGGGTGTATGGAAAGACACCAAAGTTCAGTATTAGCACATGTCTTAACATGGTCTATAAAGATTCTGTTCTTGACGTTAAAGTAAATATGGATGTAAAGCATGGAAGAATTGAAGTCTGTAACATTGATCTGCCAGAGCAGTGGCTGCCACCAGGACTGTACAGTGAACTGGTCAAGAGTCTTACTGGCAGTAAGTTTTGCCCAAATGAAACCACTACACTAGTGACAACATTGCTAAGACTGTGTCCACAAGACGATGAGTTACACAGCAGGTGGAGGCTACTGTGTGAGAATATGATAAGGTTAATGTGA
- the MITD1 gene encoding MIT domain-containing protein 1: protein MSRAGNDGIAALERAGAETLKRAVQLDVASRFQESLVCYQEGIDLLLQAMKATTDEAKKHRYQQKISEYLTRAEEIKEHIKKQDSKYHKQIRIEENATGFGYEKLFHEYLTENVSEVWVEDPYIRQVHQLYNFLRFCEMLVKGPCKVKTIHLLTSYDEGSGRSQQMSALEEIKQSLRNYGVTLNINFSSSIHDREIRFSNGWMIKIGRGLDYFKKPKGLFSIGYCDFDLRPCRETTVDVILTKHTKKM, encoded by the exons ATGTCGCGGGCGGGGAACGATGGCATTGCCGCGCTGGAGCGGGCCGGGGCGGAGACGCTGAAGCGGGCGGTGCAGCTGGACGTGGCGTCCCGGTTCCAGGAGTCGCTGGTGTGTTACCAGGAGGGCATCgacctcctgctgcaggcaatGAAAG CCACGACTGATGAGGCGAAAAAGCACCGCTACCAGCAGAAGATATCCGAGTACCTGACCAGAGCCGAGGAGATTAAAGAACACATCAAGAAACAAG ATAGCAAATACCATAAGCAAATCAGGATAGAAGAAAATGCAACAGGTTTTGGCtatgaaaagcttttccatgaGTACCTCACTGAGAATGTTTCTGAAGTTTGGGTGGAGGACCCGTACATTCGCCAGGTTCATCAG TTGTATAACTTTCTACGATTCTGCGAGATGCTAGTTAAGGGGCCATGCAAGGTGAAAACAATCCACCTCCTCACTTCCTATGATGAG GGTAGTGGGAGGAGTCAACAGATGAGTGCcttggaagaaataaaacagtcaTTGAGAAATTATGGAGTAACACTGAATATTAACTTTTCGTCTTCAATACATGATCGAGAAATCAG ATTCAGCAATGGGTGGATGATTAAGATAGGAAGGGGTCTTGATTATTTTAAGAAACCAAAG GGTCTTTTCAGCATTGGATACTGTGACTTTGACTTGAGACCTTGTCGTGAAACAACAGTGGATGTCATTCTTACtaaacacacaaagaaaatgtga
- the MRPL30 gene encoding large ribosomal subunit protein uL30m — translation MAAAAGRAGLGLAGTGKVLGKRMEGMASPVWVRCLFTRSNIPDSVFQPRPGDHEKYGGDPEEPHKIHVITRIKSVIGRPYWEKKIIRDLGLDKAHQPRLHKNIPSVNSRLKVVKHLIRIQPLKLPHGLPTEEEVSSTFLTTRGELIIKKRLKPVEQKEIKA, via the exons ATGGCGGccgcggcgggccgggccggcctGGGGCTTGCGGGCACCGGGAAG GTGCTGGGGAagaggatggaggggatggCGTCCCCGGTGTGGGTTCGTTGTCTCTTTACCAGGTCCAATATTCCAGACTCG GTATTTCAGCCACGGCCTGGAGATCATGAAAAGTATGGAGGTGACCCTGAGGAGCCCCACAAAATCCATGTTATTACTAGAATAAAAAGTGTAATTGGTCGCCCATATTGGGAAAAGAAGATAATCCGTGATCTGGGACTGGATAAA GCACATCAGCCAAGACTGCACAAAAATATCCCTTCTGTGAATTCCAGACTGAAAGTTGTTAAACATCTGATAAG AATACAGCCACTGAAGCTCCCCCACGGGCTGCCAACAGAAGAGGAAGTGTCCAGCACCTTTCTGACAACCAGGGGAGAGCTTATCATTAAAAAGCGCCTGAAACCTGTGgagcagaaagaaattaagGCATAA
- the LYG2 gene encoding LOW QUALITY PROTEIN: lysozyme g-like protein 2 (The sequence of the model RefSeq protein was modified relative to this genomic sequence to represent the inferred CDS: inserted 2 bases in 1 codon) gives MHKLLGVSVSCKTSGGGKCSEPAVPEHCQQIQSLFVSRKWIENVGRHPAANMSGCSECYGNILNVDTTGALGTTVKADGVSCKFLPQRRQQKNMEKYQAKMAKAGNGEGLAPALIDCWCFLSRAGTELKDGLGDHGKAFGLIQAGKQHHKIGKPWNTEEHLGQDTEILYRMINXQKKSLSWTEVQHLRGGISAYNAGVNSVQIYDKMGIGKTHNYASDGDVRLRFYKKNGIEISE, from the exons ATGCACAAGTTGTTAGGTGTTTCTGTTTCTTGTAAGACCAGTGGGGGTGGGAAGTGCTCTGAGCCAGCTGTTCCAGAACACTGCCAGCAAATACAAAGCCTATTTGTCTCCAGGAAGTGGATTGAGAATGTGGGGAGACATCCTGCAGCAAACATGTCAG GCTGTTCAGAGTGTTATGGGAACATATTGAATGTTGACACAACTGGAGCTCTGGGGACAACTGTGAAAGCAGATGGTGTGAGCTGT AAGTTCCTGCCTCAGAGAAGACAGCAGAAGAACATGGAGAAATACCAGGCCAAGATGGCAAAAGCTGGCAATGGTGAGGGTCTTGCTCCAGCTTTGATTGATTGCTGGTGTTTTCTTTCAAGGGCTGGGACAGAACTGAAGGATGGCCTGGGTGACCATGGGAAAGCATTTGGCTTAATACAG GCTGGCAAACAGCACCATAAGATTGGCAAGCCATGGAACACTGAAGAGCACCTAGGACAAGACACAGAGATTTTATACAGGATGATAAA CCAGAAAAAATCTCTATCTTGGACAGAGGTACAGCACCTCAGAG gtgggatctcagcCTATAATGCAGGTGTTAACTCTGTCCAGATCTACGACAAAATGGGTATTGGTAAAACACACAACTATGCCAGTGATGGGGATGTGAGACTCAGGTTTTATAAGAAAAATGGAATTGAGATCTCTGAGTAA
- the LOC136571237 gene encoding lysozyme g-like: MIPALLLLGLSALVAPSLSYSCYGDISALQAPTISCTPVRASDCGYAMIRRTAEADLPRLRRYEIPIKRVASNLCLEPALIGAIMSQESRVGLLLDNGWDRARQKYGLMQISRQQVQPSVTWDSEEHINQCSNILVLSINEVRARHPTWSWDRQLRGGICTYHAKMGNVQVYEADPCSNDYNYVNSVIRRAQYFKRNGF; this comes from the exons ATGATCCCTGCACTGCTGTTGCTGGGTCTTTCAGCCCTTGTTG CTCCATCCCTGAGTTACAGTTGCTATGGCGATATAAGTGCTCTTCAAGCCCCCACGATCTCCTGTACACCTGTAAGAGCCTCTGACTGTG GATATGCCATGATACGGAGGACGGCTGAGGCAGACCTGCCACGCCTGAGGAGATATGAGATCCCAATTAAGAGAGTAGCCAGCAACCTCTGCTTGGAGCCAGCGCTCATCGGTGCCATCATGTCCCAGGAGAGCCGTGTGGGCCTGCTCCTGGACAACGGCTGGGACCGGGCACGGCAGAAGTACGGCCTGATGCAG atcagcaggcagcaagtgcaaCCTTCTGTGACGTGGGATAGTGAAGAACACATAAATCAGTGCTCAAATATCCTGGTTCTTTCCATTAACGAAGTACGGGCAAGACATCCTACCTGGTCCTGGGACCGACAGCTGAGAG GGGGAATCTGCACCTACCATGCAAAAATGGGCAACGTCCAGGTCTACGAGGCAGACCCATGCAGCAATGACTACAACTATGTCAACAGCGTGATTAGGAGAGCCCAGTACTTTAAGAGAAATGGGTTCTAG